From Amycolatopsis sp. WQ 127309:
TTTCCTCAGCTCGTCGAAGGTCGACTCCGGGCACCCTCGGAGCATCTTCCCCGGTGAGGTCGAGATGCGGATCGACTCCAAGACCGGCCGGGACGTCGAGTCCATGGCCAGCATCGGGCGCGAACGCGAGGTGCTGTTCAAGGCCGGGTCGCAGTTCGAGATCACGGGTATCGAGAAGGGGCCTGGCCACCCCGAGCACCCCGACTACGTCCACGGCTCCGGCGGCACCATGGACCAGCCGCAGTGGGTTGTGCACGCCGAGGAGGTCACCGCCGGTGATCCGCGGTACCTCGGGGACGCCGACGCCCAGCGTGCGATCGACGAGCGGCGGGCGCAGGAGCGGGCCGACGACGAGCGGTTCCAGCGTGAGGCCGACGCCGAGACCGAGAAGTTCTACGCCGAACACCCCGAGCTCAAGCCGAGCGGCAACCTGTTCAAGCTGCTGGGCGGGGACGACGCCGAGCCGCCCGCGGCCGAGCGGCGGGTGCCGGCGACGCGGGAGCCCGACGGTGGCTGGTCGCGGCTCGCCGAGCCGCTCACGCCGGGTGGTGCGCCCGTGCTGCACGCCGGGTCCGTCGAGAGCCCGCAGCAGCACGCGCGGCTCGTCCGGGACGCCGTTCCCGAGCTCGCCGCGGTCAACACGCGCAACCACTACGGCCCGGACGCGCTCGAACACGGCTTCCGGACCAACTCCGCCGAATCGATGGTCGCTTTCGAACGGCGGATGAACGGCGAAGACGTCGTCGCCGGGCCGGGGACGCACCAGGGCCCCGCGCACGTCAGCGAGCAGCTCGGCGGGCAGTGGCACAGCCGGGACGGCTTCGGTGACGTCGCCCGTGACCTGGGCGAACGTCCGGTCGGCGCGCGGACGGCCGTGGCCTTCGAAGCCGGCGGCGAGACGCACCTGGTCGCCGGCGTGCACACCGAGCACGGTGTCGTCTTCGCCGATCCGGTCACCGGCCGTCTGGCCGAGCTGCCGCACGACGCCACCGGGATCCACGAGATGCCGCTGGGCGGCGGAGACGCGGCGCCCGGGATCGCGGATCGGCTCAACCCCACGCCCGAGCGCGTGCCGCACGACGAGAGCTACCTCTTCGACGGCGAGCACCACGCCACCCCAGCCGACCACGAGAGCATCCGCCGGGCCGTCGGCGACGACGACGTCTACCAGGACGTCCACGACCGCGCGCTTGCCCGCCGGGACGCCGCCGGACTGCCGCTGACCGACGAGGGCGCCGTCGCGGTCCACGGCTACACCCGCGGCGAGTACGCCTACGACGTCAACGACGCCCTGCGCCGCGGCCCCGGCCACCCCGGGTTCGACCTCGCGCAGGAGAACACCCGCGCGATCGTCGACGGCCTCGGCCAGGTGCCGCGGACGTCCGGCGAGACCGTCCGCGGTATTGACGTCGGCGGCGATCCGCGGCTGGCCGAGCTGGTCGCCGGGCCGTACGAGCCGGGTGCGGTGGTCGTCGAGCCCGCGTTCTCCAGCGCGTCCATCAAGACCGGCGAGCTGTCGACGTCGAAGTTCGGTGACGACGTCGAGCTGCACGTCCGGTCGGACAACGTCCGCGACATCTCGAAGCTCGCCGAGAACCCGGGTGAGCGCGAGTCGCTGTCGCCGCCCGGGACGCAGCTGCTGGTGCACGACAAGCGGCTTGAGATCACGCCCGAGGGCCGCCGCAAGTGGGTTGTCGAGGCCGAGGAGATCGGGCCCGGCCACCCGCGCTACCTCGACCCCGAGGCCGCGCAGCGGAGGATGGCCGAGCGGCGCGCCGAGAACGAGCACAACGCGGCCGAGTTCGACCGGCGCAAGCAGGAGTCGATCGCCGAACGCCTGGGCGGGCTCAACGAGCCGGTGGTGGAGCACCACCAGCCGAAGGTCAGCGACGTCCTCGACAGCCCGGCCGAGCCGCACGTCGAAACAGCACCACAACCGGACTACTCCTCGCTGGCGCGCGCGACGAACCCGCCCGCCGAGCCCGCCATCCACGCCGGCGCGGCGACGCCGGCGGAGCGCGCGGCCTACGTCCAGGACCGCCACCCGCACCTGCGCGAGGTCAACCCCGGCTTCCACGAGCCGGGCGCGCTGGAGAACGGCTACGTCTCCAACTGCACCCGCGGCCCCGAGGCGTACTGGGACCGGCTGCACGGCGGCGACGCGACGGCCGAGCCGATCCCGCTGCACGAGATGGGCACCCGCGGCACGCTCGAGCACATCGAGAGCCGGTTCGGCGAGACGTTCTCCGATCGCGCGAGCTACGACGACGTCATCCGCGAGATGCGCGAGCGGCCGGTGGACCACCACGCCGTGGTCGCGGTGAAGTACGAGGGCCGCGGCGGCGTCGAGTACGGGCACGTCGCGATGGTCGTGCACACCCGCGAGGGCGTCGCGTTCATCGACCCGCAGTCCGGCGACCTGATGCACCTGCCGCACCCGCCAAAGGACATCAAGCTGCTGCACGTCGGGACGCCGGGCACCGAGCACGTCCAGACCGAGCACGTGCACACCGAAACCCACGGCGGCTACGGCATTTCCGAAGACGGTTTCCTGGCCCGCGACGACGTCGCCGCGGCGCTCGACGGCCACCCGGACGCCGACTACATCCGCGCCCACCTGCCGGAACACCCCGAGCTGGCCAGGATGCTCGCCGACCCGGCCAACGACTACCTGACGCGCTCGCTGCTCGACAACCCGAAGACGCTGGCCAGCCTGCTCAAGCACCCCGAGGCGATCCCGATCCTGGAGGACGCCGTCCACGAGGTGAACGAGCGCGGGTACAGCGTGGTCGACGACGTCGAGCACCAGGGAGTCGAGCCGTTCGACCCGACTCCGGAACAGGCGGAGATCTCCGCCGACGTGGCGGCGATCGCCCACGAAGCCCCGGAAGAGCAGCTGCAGCACGAAAGCTTCGACCAAAGCAGAATCGGCGATCCGGAGTACTGCCAGCAGTGGGTCGCCGAAGAACGTGCGCGCTGGCCCGAGACCCAAGGCACGCTGAACCGGATCACCGAGCGGATCGCGGGTGAGACCGACGGCCACGCGGGGTTCCGGCCGGAACCGAAGGACGACGTGCGGGCTCTGGCGAAGATCGAGAAGCGCAACTGGGACGGTTCGCTGCTGCACGACCTCGTCGGCACCAAGATCCAGTTCGAGCAGGTGGCGGACATGTACCGCGCGCTGGACGCGGTACGCAACGATCCCGAACTCACGATCGTCGACTTCTCGGACCGGCTGGCCAACCCGCAGGACAGCGGCTACCGGGACCTGCAGCTCAACGTCCGGCTGCCGAACGGGCACGTGGCCGAGCTGCGGCTGCACCTGACGCACATCGACGACGTCGCGTCATACGAGCACGCGCTGTACGAGGTCCGCCGCGACTTCGAGACCTTCAGCAAGAAGGACGGCCACGAGGGCTTCCTTTCGCCGGAAGAGGCGGCTCTCGACGCGGCGTTGACCGAACAGGTCCGAGGCCGTTTCGAGGAAGCGTTCCGGCAGGGACTGTCATCCGAGGGGAGCAGCTGATGGCCATCCAGGAGCCCACTTTCTACAGGTACTACGCCCAGACCTATCGGATCGACAAGGTGCCCAACGGCGGTCTGGCGGGCACCCTCCTCGACCTGCAGACGGGTTTCTTCGTCCAGGACGGCAGCCACATCCGTGAGGTCCTGCGGGCCACCACCGATTCGAACATCAAAGGTCCGATGAACGAGGAGGACTTCGTCCGGGAGACCGAAAAGCTGCGGAGCCGGTACCTGACGGGCGACGGCCCGATCTTCGCGCTCTACGAGACCGTGAAAGGTATAGACGACGTCGCTGTCCGAGAAGGACGCCGCCGGACCCCGCAGGAGACCGCGTTGGTCCAGGCACTCTGGAAGCGGACCTTCAAGATGTGGGAAGACGAAGCCACCCGTCGTGCGGCCGGTGAGGCGCCGACGTTCGAAGCCAAGCCGCGCTACCCGAGGCAATGATTCACGTGGAACAACGACTTTCGCCCGATGAGCAGCGCACCCTCCTGGTGCAGCTGGGAAAGCTCCTGCGCGAGCACCGGGCCGACGCCGCACGGCCGGCCGTCGTGGACTTCCGGCAGGTCGGGAAGCACGTCGAGGTCGAGGGGCACAACGCCGCGACGCCGGACGGGCTGGCCGACCTCTTCGGCCGGCTGCGGCAGGGGATGTACACCGAGGAGCGCGGGACCTGGCTGCAGGCGCGGTTCACGCTCGCGCCCGACGGCACCTTCGACTTCGACTTCGCGCTCGACGACGAGCCCGTGTGGACGGACCCGCCGGAGGCGACGGCGTTCCCGGCGGAGCTCGGCGAGTTCCCGCGGCCCGACGAGCACGTCCCGGACTGGTGGCGGATCCGCGCGCAGCTACCACTGGGCGTCGTCTTCCGGATCGCCGACGTCGGGGGCCCGGAGACCGAACGGCCGCTGCTGACCGACACCGAGGCGCCGCTCGTGCTGCAGTACCTCGAGCGCGAAGCCGTCGTGACCGAGGGTTTCCACACCGACGGCACCTGGATCTGGTCCGCGGCCGTGCCGCGGCTGCTCGCCGAGTTCGGCCTGCCGCCCGAACCGGACCTGGTCGCGCACATCCGGCGGCACCACTTCCAGCCGCCGTACGTCGAGCCGCTGGTCCGGCGGACCGCCGAGGCGGACCTGCTGGGGAAGCCGCGGCCGAAACCGGGGCGCACCGACGGCAAACCGACCGGCGGTGACGTCGTCGCGGCGCTGGAGACCACGCCGGACCCGTCGCTGGACGACGAAGAGCTGCTGACCGTCCTGGTGCAACGGCTCGGTGAGCACGGGGTGTGGCCCGAGGCGTACCGCGTCGGCGACCGCGCGGACGGCACGTGGTGCCTCAACTACACGCCGGACGGCTGGGAGGTCGCGGCGTACGTCGACGGCGCACCTCGCGAGCCGAAGCACTTCGGCCGGCTCGAGGACGCCGCGCAGCAGCTCCTGGGCGCGTTGCTGCTGCACCCCGCCCGGATGACGGCCGGCCACGAAACACCGTTGGAAACGGCTCGGGAGCTGGCCGACTGGCCGGTGCACCCGGCCCCGGGTGAGCCTCCCCTCACCCTGCTCCGCAACAAGCGCATCACCCGGCTGGTGGCGGGTACGGTCGTGCTGCGCTTCGGCGAGGAACCCGGCAACCTCGTTCACCACGGGGAGGTACGGTTCGCCACGACGTCGCTGCCACTCGAACGCGAACGGGTGCAGCGAAGTTACCGGCTGAGACGCCCCGTGCACGTGATCACCGGCATCACGGTGCCGTGGGCGAACCTGCCGGGAGGCGCGGTGGCCTACGTGCTGCCGAAGACGATCGCCGAGCACGAGTCCGACGGAAGCCTGGAGAGGATCGAGTAGGTGGAAGCGGCGGAAGCGATTGCCAAGGTCGGCCAGTGGCTGCGCGCGGTGCACGGCCCGGACGTCTCCGGTCCCGCCGGGCTGCGGGTGGACACCGAGAAGGTGCTGCGCATCCCCGAAGGCTGGTCGGTGCCCTACAACACGATCGCGTTCCTCGACGAGGGCCGGCCGGACAAGGAGATCTTCCCGCCGCCGTCGGTGGTGGTCCGCGAGCCGGACGGCGAGCTGCGCCAGGCGCACCCGCACCCCGGCGGGCTCTCGGTCCCGGTGGCGTTCCCCGGGCAGGAGAACTGGCGCGAGGTCGTCGACCCCGAGTACGTGAAGGCCGGGCTCGGCGAGCTGGGCGTGCCGCTGCAGGCCGTCGCCGGCTGGGTGAAGGTCGACGCCGACGGCAACCAGACCGGCGAAGAGCGCGAGAACCCGGAGTACAAGGCCGGGCCCATCCGCCGTGGCTACCCGAAGCCGGAGAACACGCTCGAGACGCTGCTGTCGTTCGCCAGCGTCGGCTGGCTGACGCGGGAGCTGCTGCTCATCGGGCTGATCCGGTGCGAGGTGTTCGTGCCGCTCGACCTGGAGACGGGCAAGACGGACCGGTTCTACTTTGCCGAGGAGCGCAACGAGCTCAAGGTCTTCAGCTCGACGCGGCACCTGCCCCCGCGCGAGCACGGCTGGTGGCGGGTCGACGTCGCCACGCTGGCCGAGTTCGAGCACCCGCCGAACCTGGTGATCAACGGCGGCCCGACGACCATCGAGGACGTCTCCAGCAACGAGCTGGCCCAGATCGTCAAGCGGTTCCCGCGGCACGAGCCGCGCATCGACGTCCACGGCCGCTGCCCGGAGGCCGAGGAGGACCTGATCCGCGTCGCCGCCGACACCGCGTCGCGGATGGCGCTGCCGGCGCCGGTCAAGCCGCCGCTCGCCGCGGCCGAGCGGGCCCGCAAGCGCGGCTACGAGCTCACCGCCGAGGAGTGCGCGAAGACCGTGCTCGGCGAGTCGTGGCTGAAGCGGATGACCATGCCCGAGCCGCCGCGCAGCAAGCCCAACGACCTGCGCGCGAACGGCTTGGCGCCGACGTACGACAACGACGGGCGCCCGGTGCCGCGGCTGGACACGTTCGGCAAGTACTTCGAGCGGGACCTCGACGGGTTCCGCTACGGCTGGCAGCGCGTCACCGGCGCGTTCGTCGGCTTCGCACTCGGCGAGGCGCTCGGCGCCGCGGTCGACCGGATGCCGCTCCACGACATCCACGCGAAGTACGGCATCGAGGGCGTCTCCGACCTGCTCCCGGCGTTCGACCAGCCGGGCCGGATCGGCTCGCTGACGCAGCGGCTGCTGTTCTACACCGAGGCCGTGATCCGCAGCCCGCACCGCGAGCAGCCGGAGTCCCGCGAGGCCGAGCAGCTGCTCCCCGACGTCACCCGCGGCGCACTGCAGCGCTGGCTGAAGACGCAGGGCGCGCCGCTGGACCACCCGGACGGCTGGCTCGTGCAGGTCACCGACCTGCACGCCCGCCGCGACGCCGACGACGCCGAGCTCAACGCCTACCACCAGCTCGCCACCGGGGCCGGGGGCACACCGTTGTCCGGCGCGGCCGCGCTGCTGCCCGCGTTGCCCGCCGCGCTCACCATGGCCGGTCCCGGCAGCGGGTTCAGCGGCGGCGCGCGCCAGGCCGTGCGCGCGATGGCCGGCGTCACCCACCCCGGCGAGCCCGACCTGGCCGCCGCGACGTACCTGACCTGGCTGTTCGAGCAGGCGCTGACCAAGGACGCGTTCAGCTTCCCGATCTGGAACCTCGGCCGGGAGATCCTCAACCCGGACAACCAGTTCCAGCAGGGTCCGGAGTGGACCGAGATCAAGGAGATGGTCGCCGAGTCGGTGCCGTTCTTCGGTGAGCACGGCCTGCCCGACCTGCGGATGCCGGAGCTGATCGGCGACGGGAAGAGCACGCTCTCGGTGCTCGGACGCGCTTTCGCGGCGTTGTCCGGCTTCGAGAACTACCCGGAGCAGGCGCTGCTGCGCGCGGTCAACCACTCCGGCCGCAGCGCGCTCACCGGCGCGATCGCCGGCGCCCTGCTCGGCGCGCGGACCGGCATCCCCGGGCTGCCGCAGAAGTGGGTCGACCAGCTGGAGCTGCGCTACCTGGTCGAGAACGTGGCTTCGGACGCCTACTGGCACTTCGACCGGCACTCGGCGCTGAGCGCGCTCGGCGACCGGTGGATCGAGCGGTACCCGCGGCATTAGCGCGAGGATGGGGAGAATGAGCGAAGAGGAAGCTGTCGCGCGTCCCGGCGCGGCCGCGGCGGTCGACGACGGCTTCGTCGAGTGGCGCCCGGACGTCGACCCGGAGTTCGACGAAGCGGCGTTCCCCGGCCTCGGCATCCCCGTGCGCGCGATCCGCGGCTGGGCGCAGTACACGCTGTTCGGGGAGCCGACAGGGCCGCGCCGCGACAACGACGGGTACACCCCGGGGCCGGTCTGGCGTGGCTTCCCGAAGCCGACGACCGACGCCGAGAAGCT
This genomic window contains:
- a CDS encoding TNT domain-containing protein, with the protein product MIHVEQRLSPDEQRTLLVQLGKLLREHRADAARPAVVDFRQVGKHVEVEGHNAATPDGLADLFGRLRQGMYTEERGTWLQARFTLAPDGTFDFDFALDDEPVWTDPPEATAFPAELGEFPRPDEHVPDWWRIRAQLPLGVVFRIADVGGPETERPLLTDTEAPLVLQYLEREAVVTEGFHTDGTWIWSAAVPRLLAEFGLPPEPDLVAHIRRHHFQPPYVEPLVRRTAEADLLGKPRPKPGRTDGKPTGGDVVAALETTPDPSLDDEELLTVLVQRLGEHGVWPEAYRVGDRADGTWCLNYTPDGWEVAAYVDGAPREPKHFGRLEDAAQQLLGALLLHPARMTAGHETPLETARELADWPVHPAPGEPPLTLLRNKRITRLVAGTVVLRFGEEPGNLVHHGEVRFATTSLPLERERVQRSYRLRRPVHVITGITVPWANLPGGAVAYVLPKTIAEHESDGSLERIE
- a CDS encoding toxin glutamine deamidase domain-containing protein; this encodes MDRAPEQPPVHRPADQAPPVAPATERFAGPAQPARPAEPTAPQRPVEQAPAREHAAEAAPATRGHAAEPAERAVRQPVDEQSATSDHVAEQHGSAAERPAEPSAAEQDRAAERPAEQAAGQPGGERATAEERPGEQVPAERSGQQSHAAEQAVAEQARSEQGPTEHVPVEQPPGEHSAEQPAAERPAEQPPGEHAAEQPPAKHPEERPLTEHSAEQARSEQGPTEHASAEHAPTEQPAAERSAEQTASEQARSEQRPTEQAPAEHTPAEQVPAEQSAEQPPGAHPAEQQLAEHPAEQAPAEQHGDGDDSAVPGPQQGRADEPYLTDERFHTDDPAGVRRIEDTFIDSGRQSSETGEWRHEQVRREALLKRDEFYPGMSDDGAFAVHAYTRHEMVGPLNRALRFGSPELADIAPQAGALVSGLNEMPPHVGTVSRRIDFQGDPARVQAFLGRFHEGAHITEPSFLSSSKVDSGHPRSIFPGEVEMRIDSKTGRDVESMASIGREREVLFKAGSQFEITGIEKGPGHPEHPDYVHGSGGTMDQPQWVVHAEEVTAGDPRYLGDADAQRAIDERRAQERADDERFQREADAETEKFYAEHPELKPSGNLFKLLGGDDAEPPAAERRVPATREPDGGWSRLAEPLTPGGAPVLHAGSVESPQQHARLVRDAVPELAAVNTRNHYGPDALEHGFRTNSAESMVAFERRMNGEDVVAGPGTHQGPAHVSEQLGGQWHSRDGFGDVARDLGERPVGARTAVAFEAGGETHLVAGVHTEHGVVFADPVTGRLAELPHDATGIHEMPLGGGDAAPGIADRLNPTPERVPHDESYLFDGEHHATPADHESIRRAVGDDDVYQDVHDRALARRDAAGLPLTDEGAVAVHGYTRGEYAYDVNDALRRGPGHPGFDLAQENTRAIVDGLGQVPRTSGETVRGIDVGGDPRLAELVAGPYEPGAVVVEPAFSSASIKTGELSTSKFGDDVELHVRSDNVRDISKLAENPGERESLSPPGTQLLVHDKRLEITPEGRRKWVVEAEEIGPGHPRYLDPEAAQRRMAERRAENEHNAAEFDRRKQESIAERLGGLNEPVVEHHQPKVSDVLDSPAEPHVETAPQPDYSSLARATNPPAEPAIHAGAATPAERAAYVQDRHPHLREVNPGFHEPGALENGYVSNCTRGPEAYWDRLHGGDATAEPIPLHEMGTRGTLEHIESRFGETFSDRASYDDVIREMRERPVDHHAVVAVKYEGRGGVEYGHVAMVVHTREGVAFIDPQSGDLMHLPHPPKDIKLLHVGTPGTEHVQTEHVHTETHGGYGISEDGFLARDDVAAALDGHPDADYIRAHLPEHPELARMLADPANDYLTRSLLDNPKTLASLLKHPEAIPILEDAVHEVNERGYSVVDDVEHQGVEPFDPTPEQAEISADVAAIAHEAPEEQLQHESFDQSRIGDPEYCQQWVAEERARWPETQGTLNRITERIAGETDGHAGFRPEPKDDVRALAKIEKRNWDGSLLHDLVGTKIQFEQVADMYRALDAVRNDPELTIVDFSDRLANPQDSGYRDLQLNVRLPNGHVAELRLHLTHIDDVASYEHALYEVRRDFETFSKKDGHEGFLSPEEAALDAALTEQVRGRFEEAFRQGLSSEGSS
- a CDS encoding ADP-ribosylglycohydrolase family protein, which gives rise to MEAAEAIAKVGQWLRAVHGPDVSGPAGLRVDTEKVLRIPEGWSVPYNTIAFLDEGRPDKEIFPPPSVVVREPDGELRQAHPHPGGLSVPVAFPGQENWREVVDPEYVKAGLGELGVPLQAVAGWVKVDADGNQTGEERENPEYKAGPIRRGYPKPENTLETLLSFASVGWLTRELLLIGLIRCEVFVPLDLETGKTDRFYFAEERNELKVFSSTRHLPPREHGWWRVDVATLAEFEHPPNLVINGGPTTIEDVSSNELAQIVKRFPRHEPRIDVHGRCPEAEEDLIRVAADTASRMALPAPVKPPLAAAERARKRGYELTAEECAKTVLGESWLKRMTMPEPPRSKPNDLRANGLAPTYDNDGRPVPRLDTFGKYFERDLDGFRYGWQRVTGAFVGFALGEALGAAVDRMPLHDIHAKYGIEGVSDLLPAFDQPGRIGSLTQRLLFYTEAVIRSPHREQPESREAEQLLPDVTRGALQRWLKTQGAPLDHPDGWLVQVTDLHARRDADDAELNAYHQLATGAGGTPLSGAAALLPALPAALTMAGPGSGFSGGARQAVRAMAGVTHPGEPDLAAATYLTWLFEQALTKDAFSFPIWNLGREILNPDNQFQQGPEWTEIKEMVAESVPFFGEHGLPDLRMPELIGDGKSTLSVLGRAFAALSGFENYPEQALLRAVNHSGRSALTGAIAGALLGARTGIPGLPQKWVDQLELRYLVENVASDAYWHFDRHSALSALGDRWIERYPRH